The following proteins are co-located in the Microvirga ossetica genome:
- a CDS encoding extracellular solute-binding protein, protein MLERQTPRLSRRRLVIRTLLPSFLAACLAFSPLAAQEAPWRHGSALLDEPKYPQGFPHFDYVNPNAPKGGLVRLGALGTFDSFNVVVAGVKGSPEQGLGLIYETLTASALDEPSASYGLLAESFTYPEDYSSVSFRLRPEARWHDGRPVTVDDVIFSFESLKTNSPTYAFYYANVTKAEKTGEREVKFTFDEKGNRELPQIMGQLMVLPKHWWEGTASDGRKRDITQTTLEPPLGSGPYRLKNFDAGRNASYERVKDYWGEKINVNVGQNNFDEIRYEYYRDATVLLEAFKADRLDFRTENSARNWATGYDFPARQEGRVVLEEFSFRATGVMQAFVLNMRRDKFKDQRVRRAFNLAFPFEELNKTIFYGLYERPSSYFFGLDLASSGLPEGREREILESIRDKVPASVFTTAYKNPVNDSPETIRNNLREADRLLKEAGWEVKNGRRVNAKGDVLTVELLSSSPNEERVFLPYKASLDRLGIMASVRTVDDVQYTNRTRAFDFDIATGLWPQSMSPGNEQREFWGSQAASREGSRNLSGIADPGVDALIDKVIYAKDRDELVAATKALDRVLLAHDYVVPQWTSLKQRTARWNRYSHPETMPRYGGAAFPTIWWFDEAKAAKTGAPR, encoded by the coding sequence ATGCTTGAACGACAGACGCCTCGCCTTTCCAGGAGACGCCTTGTGATCCGCACCCTTCTGCCGAGCTTCCTCGCGGCCTGCCTCGCCTTCTCTCCCCTCGCAGCCCAGGAAGCGCCATGGCGGCACGGTTCGGCCCTGCTCGACGAGCCGAAATACCCGCAAGGCTTCCCGCATTTCGACTACGTCAATCCGAATGCCCCGAAGGGCGGGCTGGTCCGCTTAGGAGCGCTGGGCACCTTCGACAGCTTCAACGTCGTCGTCGCCGGCGTGAAAGGATCCCCCGAACAGGGACTCGGCCTGATCTACGAGACCCTGACCGCCTCCGCTCTCGACGAGCCGAGCGCTTCTTATGGCCTGCTCGCCGAATCCTTCACCTATCCGGAGGATTATTCCTCCGTCAGCTTCCGCCTGCGACCGGAGGCGCGCTGGCACGACGGCAGGCCGGTGACGGTCGATGACGTGATCTTCTCGTTCGAGAGCCTGAAGACCAACAGCCCCACCTACGCCTTCTATTATGCCAACGTCACCAAGGCCGAGAAAACCGGCGAGCGCGAGGTGAAGTTCACCTTCGACGAGAAGGGCAACCGCGAGCTGCCGCAGATCATGGGGCAGCTGATGGTGCTGCCGAAGCATTGGTGGGAGGGTACGGCGTCCGACGGGCGCAAGCGCGACATCACGCAGACCACCCTCGAGCCGCCGCTCGGCTCCGGCCCCTATCGCCTGAAGAATTTCGACGCCGGCCGCAACGCTTCCTACGAGCGCGTGAAGGATTACTGGGGCGAAAAGATCAACGTGAATGTCGGGCAGAACAATTTCGACGAGATCCGCTACGAATATTATCGCGACGCGACGGTGCTGCTCGAAGCCTTCAAGGCGGACCGTCTCGATTTCCGCACCGAGAACAGCGCCCGCAACTGGGCGACGGGATACGACTTCCCGGCCCGGCAGGAAGGCCGCGTGGTGCTCGAAGAGTTTTCCTTCCGCGCCACCGGCGTGATGCAGGCCTTCGTGCTCAACATGCGGCGCGACAAGTTCAAGGACCAGCGCGTCCGCCGCGCCTTCAACCTCGCCTTCCCCTTCGAGGAACTGAACAAGACGATCTTCTATGGCCTCTACGAGCGCCCCTCGAGCTATTTCTTCGGCCTCGACCTCGCCTCCTCGGGACTGCCCGAAGGACGCGAGCGCGAGATCCTCGAATCCATCCGCGACAAGGTTCCGGCATCGGTCTTCACGACCGCTTACAAGAACCCGGTCAACGATTCGCCCGAGACGATCCGCAACAACTTGCGCGAGGCCGACCGCCTGCTCAAGGAAGCCGGCTGGGAGGTGAAGAACGGCCGCCGCGTCAATGCGAAGGGCGATGTCCTGACCGTCGAGCTGCTCAGCAGCAGCCCGAACGAGGAGCGCGTGTTCCTGCCCTACAAGGCCTCGCTCGACCGCCTCGGCATCATGGCGTCGGTGCGCACCGTCGACGACGTTCAATACACCAACCGCACCCGCGCCTTCGACTTCGACATCGCCACGGGCTTGTGGCCGCAATCGATGTCGCCGGGTAACGAGCAGCGCGAGTTCTGGGGCTCGCAGGCGGCTTCGCGCGAGGGTTCGCGCAACCTGTCCGGCATCGCCGATCCCGGCGTCGATGCGCTGATCGACAAGGTCATCTATGCCAAGGACCGCGACGAGCTGGTTGCGGCGACGAAGGCGCTCGACCGCGTGCTCCTCGCCCACGACTACGTTGTTCCGCAATGGACCTCGCTGAAGCAGCGCACCGCGCGCTGGAACCGCTACAGCCATCCGGAGACCATGCCGCGCTACGGCGGCGCCGCCTTCCCGACGATCTGGTGGTTCGACGAGGCCAAGGCCGCCAAGACGGGGGCGCCGCGATGA
- a CDS encoding DUF4260 domain-containing protein: protein MTTGREADMPRLLLRLEGLALFVLATLAFAYTGLSWWLYALLFLGPDLSFAAYKAGPKPGAIVYNALHSTLGPALLAGWGLAANEPLCLGLAAIWAAHIGFDRMLGYGLKYASGFHDTHLGRIGRQAAGA from the coding sequence ATGACGACGGGCAGGGAGGCGGACATGCCGCGCCTGCTTCTGCGCCTCGAGGGCCTCGCTCTCTTCGTCCTGGCGACACTCGCCTTTGCCTATACGGGCCTCTCCTGGTGGCTCTATGCCCTCCTCTTCCTCGGCCCCGACTTGAGCTTTGCCGCCTATAAGGCCGGGCCGAAGCCGGGGGCTATCGTCTACAACGCTCTCCACTCCACCCTCGGGCCTGCGCTGCTGGCCGGATGGGGACTGGCGGCAAACGAGCCTCTCTGTCTCGGTCTCGCCGCGATCTGGGCGGCGCATATCGGGTTCGACCGCATGCTGGGCTACGGCTTGAAATACGCGTCCGGCTTCCACGACACCCATCTCGGCCGCATCGGCCGGCAAGCAGCAGGCGCCTGA
- a CDS encoding c-type cytochrome, translated as MNIETNKIAGAVFGSLLFVVGVNVIAGGLFAPHKPAVPGYDLPAPEEAAAGGGAAAAAPAEPLPVLLASADPTKGQAQARKCASCHTFEKGGPNKVGPNLYGVVGRPVASHEGFNYSAGMKAHGGNWSYEALDAFVHNPKQATPGTIMAFAGLAGAKDRADLLAYLRSLSDSPVAYPAAQ; from the coding sequence ATGAATATCGAGACCAATAAGATCGCGGGCGCCGTTTTCGGCTCGCTCCTCTTCGTGGTCGGCGTCAACGTTATCGCCGGCGGTCTGTTTGCCCCTCACAAGCCCGCCGTCCCAGGTTATGACCTTCCGGCTCCGGAAGAGGCCGCCGCCGGCGGTGGCGCCGCTGCTGCCGCCCCCGCCGAGCCGCTTCCGGTCCTCCTGGCCAGTGCCGATCCGACCAAGGGTCAGGCCCAGGCCCGCAAATGCGCCTCCTGCCACACCTTCGAAAAGGGCGGGCCGAACAAGGTCGGACCGAACCTTTACGGCGTCGTCGGACGCCCCGTCGCCTCGCACGAGGGCTTCAACTACTCGGCGGGCATGAAGGCCCATGGCGGCAACTGGAGCTACGAGGCCCTGGACGCCTTCGTCCATAATCCTAAACAGGCGACTCCCGGCACCATCATGGCCTTTGCCGGCCTTGCCGGGGCTAAGGACCGCGCGGACCTGCTGGCCTATCTGCGGAGCCTTTCCGACAGCCCGGTCGCGTACCCGGCAGCCCAGTAA
- a CDS encoding microcin C ABC transporter permease YejB, which yields MLAYIARRVLLMIPTILGIMLISFVLVQFAPGGPVERIIAQLQGQDSGASSRISGGGGDFGAQSPGGAGAGAGDTSSRYRGAQGLDPQFIKQLETQFGFDKPAYERFLKMIWDYARFDFGKSYFRDISVLELIKEKLPVSISLGLWMTLLSYAISIPLGIKKAVRDGSSFDIWTSAVVIIGYAIPGFLFAILLIVLFAGGSFWQVFPLRGLTSENWDFMPWYWQIADYFWHLVLPITAMALGAFATSTLLTKNSFLDEIRKQYVLTARMKGLSERQVLYGHVFRNAMLIVIAGFPGAFIGAFFAGALLIETIFSLDGLGLLSFESIVNRDYPVVFANLYIFSLVGLAVNLLSDLTYTWIDPRIDFETREA from the coding sequence ATGCTGGCCTATATCGCACGCCGCGTGCTTCTCATGATCCCCACGATCCTCGGGATCATGCTCATCTCCTTCGTGCTTGTGCAGTTCGCCCCCGGCGGCCCGGTGGAGCGCATCATCGCGCAGCTGCAGGGGCAGGATTCGGGCGCCTCCTCCCGTATCTCCGGCGGCGGAGGCGATTTCGGCGCGCAGAGCCCCGGTGGCGCAGGCGCGGGTGCCGGCGACACCTCCTCCCGCTATCGCGGCGCTCAAGGCCTCGACCCGCAATTCATCAAGCAGCTCGAAACCCAGTTCGGCTTCGACAAGCCGGCCTACGAGCGTTTCTTGAAGATGATCTGGGACTATGCCCGCTTCGATTTCGGCAAGAGCTACTTTCGCGACATCTCGGTGCTGGAGCTCATCAAGGAAAAGCTGCCGGTCTCGATCAGCCTCGGCCTCTGGATGACGCTGCTCTCCTACGCGATCTCGATCCCGCTCGGCATCAAGAAGGCGGTGCGGGACGGCTCCTCCTTCGACATCTGGACCTCGGCCGTCGTCATCATCGGCTATGCGATCCCGGGCTTCCTGTTCGCGATCCTCCTGATCGTGCTCTTCGCGGGCGGCTCGTTCTGGCAGGTCTTCCCCTTGCGCGGGCTGACCTCGGAAAACTGGGACTTCATGCCCTGGTACTGGCAGATCGCGGATTACTTCTGGCATCTCGTTCTGCCCATCACCGCCATGGCGCTCGGGGCGTTTGCCACCTCGACCCTGCTCACGAAGAATTCCTTCCTCGACGAGATCCGCAAGCAATATGTGCTCACCGCGCGCATGAAGGGCCTATCCGAGCGCCAGGTGCTCTACGGCCATGTGTTCCGCAATGCGATGCTGATCGTGATCGCCGGCTTCCCGGGAGCCTTCATCGGCGCCTTCTTCGCCGGCGCGCTTCTGATCGAGACGATCTTCTCCCTCGACGGGCTCGGCCTGCTCTCCTTCGAATCCATCGTCAACCGCGACTACCCCGTGGTCTTCGCGAACCTCTACATCTTCTCGCTCGTGGGCCTCGCGGTGAACCTGCTTTCCGACCTCACCTATACCTGGATCGATCCGCGGATCGACTTCGAGACCCGGGAGGCGTGA
- a CDS encoding 3-deoxy-manno-octulosonate cytidylyltransferase, which translates to MSDPIVLIPARLAATRLPNKPLAEIAGEPMIVHVWRRALEAGIGPVAVATDAPAIAEAIAAVGGIAVMTRDDHASGSDRIFEAVEKLDPEGRHDVVVNVQGDLPTIDPAAVAASIVPLADREVDIATLVAIIEREEEKTNPNVVKMVGSPIAPGRFRALYFTRATAPYGDGPLYHHIGLYAYRRRALQRFVGLKPSPLEMRERLEQLRALEAGMRIDAVLVDDVPLGVDTPHDLDRARDIIAARASDPKVASTFGSDPMPLL; encoded by the coding sequence ATGTCCGATCCCATCGTCCTCATTCCCGCTCGCCTCGCCGCCACCAGACTGCCCAACAAGCCCCTGGCCGAGATCGCAGGCGAGCCCATGATCGTCCATGTCTGGCGCCGGGCGCTCGAGGCCGGAATCGGCCCGGTCGCGGTGGCGACCGATGCCCCGGCCATCGCCGAGGCCATCGCGGCTGTAGGCGGCATCGCCGTCATGACCCGGGACGATCACGCCTCCGGTTCCGACCGCATCTTCGAGGCTGTGGAAAAGCTCGATCCGGAAGGCCGTCACGACGTGGTGGTGAACGTGCAGGGCGACCTGCCGACCATCGATCCGGCGGCCGTCGCCGCCTCCATCGTCCCGCTCGCGGATCGGGAAGTCGATATCGCGACCCTCGTCGCCATCATCGAGCGCGAGGAGGAGAAGACCAATCCCAACGTGGTGAAGATGGTGGGCAGCCCCATCGCGCCCGGCCGCTTCCGCGCGCTCTATTTCACCCGGGCGACGGCGCCTTACGGCGACGGACCGCTCTATCATCACATCGGCCTCTACGCCTATCGCCGCAGGGCGCTGCAGCGTTTCGTCGGCCTCAAACCCTCGCCGCTGGAGATGCGCGAGAGGCTCGAGCAGCTGCGGGCGCTCGAGGCCGGCATGCGCATCGATGCGGTGCTGGTCGACGACGTGCCCCTCGGCGTCGATACTCCCCACGATCTGGACAGGGCGCGCGACATCATCGCGGCAAGGGCATCGGACCCAAAAGTGGCTTCCACTTTTGGGAGCGATCCGATGCCCCTTCTTTGA
- a CDS encoding extracellular solute-binding protein, with the protein MTTLNRRAILKTGAATAALSVLPRIGFAQEGETETHGLSSFGELKYPPDFKHFDYVSPAAPKGGTLAIQIKQTLGNQNFDTFNTLHVFVLRGDGAAGMTGTFDTLMTGSADEPDALYGLVAKSVRISDDKLTYRFSLRPEARFHDGSRLTAKDVAFSLNILKTKGHPNFSQLLTQMASAEAESEDVLRVQFTPQRSRDLHLIIAGMPIFSERYWQGKDFEASTLEAPLGSGAYKVGRFEVGRYIEFDRVPDYWAKDLPVNVGQNNFGHIRYEYFRDRVVAFEAFKNGTLNYNEEYTSRIWSTGYDFPAIRDGKVKKEEISSDAPATIQGWYFNMRRDTFKDPRIREAIGLAFDFEWTNANIMFGLFKRTTSYFENSDMKALGKPSPEEVALLEPFRGKLPASVFDDPVLPPVSDGSGQDRRHLRRADELLREAGCKREGGTLRLPNGQPFRIEFLDFQPSLQPHTQPFQANLKRLGIDAFSRIVDAAQYQRRMDEYDFDMASRNLVGSSTPGDSLRIVYGSESGKRPGSRNIAGIDDPTVDALIDKIANAKSRQELNIACRALDRVLRSGHYWVPMWYRASEWLAYWDQFSRPATKPRLASGAPGTWWYDAEKAKRIGRG; encoded by the coding sequence ATGACGACCCTCAATCGCCGCGCCATCCTCAAGACCGGGGCGGCAACGGCCGCCCTGTCCGTTCTGCCGCGCATCGGCTTCGCGCAGGAGGGCGAGACCGAAACGCACGGCCTGTCGAGCTTCGGCGAGCTGAAATATCCGCCCGACTTCAAGCATTTCGATTACGTGAGTCCCGCCGCCCCGAAGGGCGGCACGCTGGCGATCCAGATCAAGCAGACGCTCGGCAACCAGAACTTCGATACGTTCAACACCCTCCACGTCTTCGTGCTGCGCGGGGACGGCGCCGCCGGCATGACCGGCACCTTCGACACGCTGATGACCGGCTCGGCTGACGAGCCGGATGCGCTCTATGGGCTCGTTGCGAAGAGCGTGCGCATCTCCGACGACAAGCTCACCTACCGCTTTTCCCTGCGCCCGGAAGCGCGCTTCCATGACGGGTCGAGGCTGACGGCGAAGGATGTGGCGTTCTCGCTGAACATCCTGAAGACCAAGGGGCATCCGAACTTCAGCCAGCTCCTGACCCAGATGGCCTCGGCCGAAGCGGAATCCGAGGATGTCCTGCGCGTGCAGTTCACGCCGCAGCGCAGCCGCGACCTGCATCTCATCATTGCCGGAATGCCGATCTTCTCCGAGCGCTACTGGCAGGGCAAGGATTTCGAGGCCTCGACGCTGGAGGCACCGCTCGGCTCCGGCGCCTACAAGGTCGGACGCTTCGAGGTCGGACGTTACATCGAGTTCGACCGTGTGCCCGATTACTGGGCCAAGGATCTGCCCGTGAATGTGGGCCAGAACAATTTCGGGCATATCCGCTACGAGTATTTCCGCGACCGCGTCGTGGCCTTCGAGGCGTTCAAGAACGGCACGCTCAACTACAACGAGGAATATACGTCGCGCATCTGGTCGACCGGCTACGATTTCCCGGCCATTCGCGACGGCAAGGTGAAGAAGGAAGAGATCTCGAGCGACGCGCCGGCCACGATCCAGGGCTGGTACTTCAACATGCGCCGCGACACCTTCAAGGATCCGCGTATCCGCGAAGCCATCGGTCTCGCCTTCGACTTCGAATGGACGAACGCGAACATCATGTTCGGCCTGTTCAAGCGCACGACCTCCTATTTCGAGAACAGCGACATGAAGGCTTTGGGCAAGCCTTCGCCGGAGGAAGTGGCGCTGCTGGAGCCGTTCCGCGGCAAGCTTCCCGCTTCCGTCTTCGATGATCCCGTCCTGCCGCCCGTCTCCGACGGCTCCGGCCAAGACCGGCGCCACCTGCGCCGCGCGGACGAACTTTTGCGCGAAGCCGGCTGCAAGCGCGAGGGCGGCACCTTGAGGCTGCCGAACGGGCAGCCGTTCCGGATCGAGTTCCTCGACTTCCAGCCCTCGCTGCAGCCGCACACCCAGCCCTTCCAGGCCAACCTGAAGCGTCTCGGCATCGATGCCTTCTCGCGCATCGTGGATGCGGCCCAGTACCAGCGCCGCATGGACGAATACGATTTCGACATGGCGAGCCGCAACCTCGTCGGCTCCTCCACGCCCGGCGACAGCCTGCGCATCGTCTACGGATCGGAGTCCGGCAAAAGGCCGGGCTCGCGCAACATTGCGGGGATCGACGATCCCACGGTGGATGCGCTGATCGACAAGATCGCCAACGCCAAGTCGCGCCAGGAGCTGAACATCGCCTGCCGTGCCCTGGACCGGGTTCTCCGTTCGGGCCATTATTGGGTGCCCATGTGGTATCGGGCCAGCGAATGGCTGGCCTATTGGGACCAGTTCTCGCGCCCCGCGACCAAGCCCCGCCTTGCCTCGGGTGCACCGGGAACCTGGTGGTACGATGCCGAGAAGGCGAAGCGGATCGGGAGAGGATAG